The following proteins are co-located in the Methanobrevibacter sp. TMH8 genome:
- a CDS encoding flippase, protein MSSIKEVFKNTSWLLISQIITSIFGFVWIVLLARYLGVSDFGTMNFAISFTTIMSIFTDLGLNIYTTRDLSRYPNLPQKYIGNIIPLKGLFSLITFIITIIILLIMDSTLLTIEVVLIFTMHMIFLNVGNLFNGVFQAYGKLKFQAIGIILNSSLVLIGTLLLIYFNLGLAFVALTYMIGSLFTLNYLYSKIRTKIIVPKLQFDFNFWKNSVKTAIPFGITTVFTTIYFMIDTVMLSFMIGNVAVGIYSSAYKVINVFITLYTVYNFVVFPLMSKFYKNSENLLKISYEKSVKYLLIMMLPIAIGITIYSSDVATLIFGNDYILAGDVLRILIWNVLFVMINGASTNLLNSSNNEVAVTKINGIACLINVLFNFVLIYYLSYIGASIATVITGIIICILMNYIITRGRFKPDMSLIYDIIKISISGLILTIILLFTHLNLLIAIPVAIIIYIIGLILTKSLDSTDAAILKEIIGRK, encoded by the coding sequence ATGAGTTCAATAAAAGAAGTTTTTAAAAATACTAGCTGGTTACTTATTTCCCAAATAATAACTAGTATTTTTGGTTTTGTTTGGATTGTTTTATTAGCTAGATATTTAGGAGTTTCTGATTTTGGAACAATGAATTTTGCTATTTCTTTTACAACTATTATGAGTATATTCACAGATCTTGGACTTAATATTTATACTACTAGAGACCTATCAAGGTATCCAAATTTACCCCAAAAATATATTGGAAATATAATTCCATTAAAAGGTCTTTTCTCTTTAATTACATTTATAATTACCATTATAATATTACTCATAATGGACTCCACTCTGTTAACAATAGAAGTAGTCTTAATATTTACAATGCATATGATCTTTTTAAATGTTGGAAATCTTTTTAATGGAGTATTTCAAGCTTATGGTAAATTAAAATTCCAAGCTATTGGAATAATATTGAATAGTTCCCTAGTTTTAATTGGAACATTATTATTAATTTATTTCAATCTTGGATTAGCTTTTGTTGCTTTGACATATATGATTGGGAGTTTATTTACACTAAATTATTTATATTCAAAGATTCGAACAAAAATAATAGTTCCTAAACTTCAGTTTGATTTTAATTTTTGGAAGAATTCTGTAAAAACCGCGATTCCTTTTGGTATAACAACTGTATTTACTACAATATACTTTATGATTGATACTGTAATGCTTTCATTTATGATAGGGAATGTTGCAGTAGGAATTTATAGCTCAGCCTATAAAGTTATCAATGTTTTTATAACTCTTTATACAGTTTATAATTTTGTTGTTTTTCCTTTAATGTCAAAGTTCTACAAAAATTCTGAAAATCTTTTAAAAATTTCCTATGAAAAATCAGTAAAATATTTATTAATCATGATGTTACCAATTGCAATTGGAATAACAATATACTCATCTGATGTAGCAACATTAATTTTTGGTAATGACTACATTTTAGCAGGAGATGTTTTACGAATTCTTATTTGGAATGTACTTTTTGTTATGATAAATGGAGCTTCAACAAATCTTTTAAATTCATCTAATAATGAAGTTGCAGTGACTAAAATTAATGGTATTGCTTGTTTAATCAATGTATTATTTAACTTTGTTTTAATTTATTATTTAAGTTATATAGGAGCTAGTATAGCTACAGTTATTACTGGAATAATAATCTGTATATTAATGAATTATATTATAACAAGAGGTAGATTCAAACCAGATATGTCATTGATTTACGATATAATTAAAATTTCAATTTCTGGATTAATTTTAACTATAATTTTACTATTTACTCATTTAAATTTATTGATAGCTATCCCAGTAGCTATTATTATTTATATTATAGGATTAATTTTGACAAAATCTCTAGATTCAACTGATGCAGCTATTTTAAAAGAAATTATAGGGAGAAAATAA
- a CDS encoding NAD-dependent epimerase/dehydratase family protein yields the protein MKNKNIVVTGGLGFIGSHIVEELLDNNKITIIDNETSGKIENLPNPNHKNLNLIINDLNNMETSDLKLILEDVDYIFHLAALASVPKSVEDPITSNKNNVDATVKLLTAAKDAKVLKVIFSSSSAVYGENPNIPLKETEPLMPTSPYAASKASCELYCQSFWESFGLSSISLRYFNVFGPRQDVNSQYAAVIPNFIHSIINGKQPIIYGDGEQSRDFIYVKDIVKSNILAAKSDYNGIINIASGESMTINQLYETVKNILKSELTPIYEEKRFGDIKHSLADVENMKNIKFNIDSSDFKKQLESTVNWFKNNK from the coding sequence ATGAAAAATAAAAATATTGTTGTTACAGGAGGATTAGGATTTATTGGATCTCATATTGTGGAAGAACTATTAGATAATAATAAAATCACAATAATTGATAATGAAACATCTGGGAAAATAGAAAATTTACCTAATCCCAATCATAAAAATCTTAATTTAATAATTAATGATCTAAATAATATGGAAACATCTGATTTAAAATTAATTTTAGAAGATGTTGATTATATATTTCATTTAGCTGCCCTTGCAAGTGTTCCAAAAAGTGTTGAAGATCCAATTACTTCTAATAAAAATAATGTTGATGCAACTGTTAAGTTACTTACTGCAGCTAAAGATGCTAAAGTATTAAAAGTTATTTTTTCATCATCATCTGCTGTTTATGGAGAAAATCCAAATATTCCTCTCAAAGAAACTGAACCTCTTATGCCTACTTCTCCTTATGCTGCATCAAAAGCTTCTTGTGAATTATATTGTCAATCCTTTTGGGAGAGTTTTGGATTATCTAGTATCTCTCTTAGATATTTTAATGTTTTTGGACCTCGACAAGACGTAAATTCTCAATATGCAGCCGTGATTCCTAACTTTATTCATTCTATTATTAATGGAAAACAACCCATTATTTATGGAGATGGTGAACAAAGTAGAGACTTTATTTATGTTAAAGATATTGTAAAATCCAATATTTTAGCTGCAAAAAGTGATTACAATGGAATTATAAATATAGCTTCTGGAGAATCCATGACAATAAATCAGCTTTATGAAACTGTTAAAAATATTTTAAAATCTGAATTAACCCCAATATATGAAGAAAAACGTTTTGGAGACATAAAACATTCTTTAGCTGACGTTGAAAATATGAAAAATATTAAATTTAATATTGATTCTTCTGATTTCAAAAAACAGCTAGAAAGTACAGTTAATTGGTTTAAAAACAATAAATAA
- a CDS encoding energy-converting hydrogenase A subunit A EhaA yields the protein MILHANETYLILSYLVAAIVSIVIALGLGLPALPKKPIRFSFDKSAIFPTPIFAIGFLAICFSVNFFWIYNGLALAVFWGIISALFVKFAFDIVFPKPPEEVNDNDSNNSLEESESKAKEIS from the coding sequence ATGATTCTTCATGCTAATGAAACATACTTAATACTAAGTTACTTAGTTGCAGCAATTGTTTCTATAGTTATTGCTTTAGGATTAGGTTTGCCTGCACTTCCAAAAAAACCTATTAGATTTTCCTTTGATAAAAGTGCAATATTTCCAACTCCTATTTTTGCTATAGGATTTTTAGCTATATGTTTTTCTGTAAATTTCTTTTGGATTTATAATGGATTAGCTTTAGCTGTATTTTGGGGTATTATTTCTGCTTTATTTGTTAAATTTGCCTTTGACATTGTATTCCCAAAACCACCTGAAGAAGTTAATGATAATGATTCTAATAATTCTCTTGAAGAGTCTGAATCCAAAGCCAAGGAGATTAGCTAA
- a CDS encoding DUF2109 domain-containing protein, whose product MIEEIIGIIIIIMAIRALLAKDRAERMLYINVIDFAVSALIGLFVNSPFGLIIAVTFFITSTLGSNAIAYTLNRLENEIVLNE is encoded by the coding sequence ATGATAGAAGAGATTATTGGAATAATTATAATCATAATGGCTATAAGGGCTCTTTTAGCTAAAGATAGGGCTGAAAGAATGCTATACATTAATGTTATTGATTTTGCTGTTTCAGCACTTATTGGATTATTTGTTAATAGTCCATTTGGTCTTATAATTGCTGTTACATTCTTTATAACTTCTACTTTAGGTTCTAATGCTATTGCTTACACATTAAATAGATTAGAAAATGAAATAGTCCTTAATGAATAA
- a CDS encoding EhaD family protein, producing the protein MNPLDFLNITTVSIVLMIIGALGIIWLVKPLDKLIMFAVMEAGFLLAVVSFRYLDVALVIALFGPISTVVFLLSMIKISEIRHRNKNNQEGDVFD; encoded by the coding sequence ATGAATCCTTTAGACTTTCTTAATATAACTACTGTTTCAATAGTTCTAATGATTATTGGTGCTTTAGGTATTATTTGGCTTGTTAAACCTCTTGACAAACTCATAATGTTTGCAGTTATGGAAGCTGGATTTCTATTAGCTGTTGTTTCATTTAGATACTTAGATGTAGCTTTGGTCATTGCTTTATTTGGACCAATTTCAACTGTTGTATTCCTTTTATCTATGATTAAAATTAGTGAAATTAGGCATAGAAATAAAAACAACCAAGAAGGTGATGTATTTGATTGA
- a CDS encoding EhaE family protein: protein MIEIQMLFYAGCILAIIGTIATVAGPGVKDPIVRTFNTEIAAVGVSLIFLVYNHTLAVMTFVAATAVITLILLRAITRLEEMGADV from the coding sequence TTGATTGAAATTCAAATGTTATTTTATGCTGGTTGTATTTTAGCTATAATTGGAACTATAGCTACTGTAGCTGGTCCTGGTGTTAAAGATCCTATTGTTCGAACTTTTAATACTGAAATAGCTGCAGTTGGAGTTTCATTAATATTTCTTGTTTATAATCATACTTTAGCAGTTATGACATTTGTAGCAGCTACTGCTGTTATTACTTTAATTTTGCTTAGGGCTATAACTAGACTTGAAGAAATGGGGGCAGATGTATGA
- a CDS encoding EhaF family protein, whose protein sequence is MSRIGRLWNALANPDRIPKLFALILGIVLLVGFLVPLGLNVDQIYPRPAPQEQMDAGLAIAPYDRGGVVLEEPGITKAQYPENSKALGWINSYMSPQAILVKSFSPYFGTSIYSSPGGLIDEILYYTRGFDTVLESTILMMSFIIASWLGINFTMNRRKHEKDENSKKAENSNDSINSSSNDSVSSNLNKEGK, encoded by the coding sequence ATGAGTAGAATCGGAAGATTATGGAATGCATTAGCTAACCCTGATAGAATTCCAAAATTATTTGCATTAATTCTTGGAATAGTTCTTCTAGTTGGTTTTTTAGTTCCTTTAGGTTTAAATGTAGATCAAATATATCCAAGACCTGCTCCTCAAGAACAAATGGATGCAGGATTAGCTATTGCTCCATATGATAGAGGGGGAGTAGTTTTAGAAGAACCTGGAATTACAAAAGCTCAATATCCTGAAAATTCAAAAGCTTTAGGATGGATTAATTCTTATATGTCTCCACAAGCAATTTTAGTAAAATCTTTTTCCCCATATTTTGGAACTTCGATTTATTCTTCTCCAGGTGGACTTATTGATGAAATTCTCTATTACACTAGAGGATTTGATACAGTTTTAGAATCTACAATATTAATGATGTCTTTTATTATAGCTTCATGGCTTGGTATTAACTTTACTATGAATAGAAGAAAGCATGAAAAGGATGAAAATTCAAAAAAGGCTGAAAATTCTAATGATTCTATCAATAGTAGTTCTAATGATTCTGTTAGTTCTAATCTGAATAAGGAGGGTAAATAA
- a CDS encoding EhaG family protein yields the protein MVVLVPDVVPAITASLYNPAIYVSIIVAFIGLTGLAIQKKDIHVLILTDIAGLAMLIIVAAVGTDLAEALILPGLVVELAEIMAISEILISKEMRKIENMPPSDRANYQKPSVLPIPMVLDMEIMTTAPTFIALVMVLYGAFLTGFTGGAVAGGGILFYILSRKARGLPIAVIDGIGGISGIAWCLWIIGFVLFFIAPQFWLLGLFMAACGLVLKVASKLGLIGAMMREEYRRE from the coding sequence ATGGTAGTTTTGGTTCCAGATGTTGTTCCAGCTATCACTGCATCTTTATACAATCCTGCAATTTATGTATCTATTATTGTAGCTTTCATTGGCTTAACTGGTCTTGCAATTCAAAAAAAGGATATTCATGTTCTTATTTTAACTGATATTGCAGGTTTGGCAATGTTAATTATAGTTGCAGCTGTTGGAACTGATTTGGCTGAAGCATTGATTCTTCCTGGTTTAGTTGTAGAATTAGCTGAGATTATGGCAATTTCTGAGATTTTAATATCTAAGGAAATGAGGAAAATAGAAAATATGCCTCCTTCTGATAGAGCTAATTATCAAAAACCATCAGTTTTACCTATACCTATGGTTTTAGATATGGAGATTATGACTACTGCTCCTACATTTATTGCACTTGTAATGGTATTGTATGGTGCATTTTTAACTGGTTTTACTGGTGGTGCTGTAGCTGGTGGAGGAATATTATTCTATATACTTTCTAGAAAAGCAAGAGGTCTTCCAATCGCTGTTATTGATGGTATAGGTGGAATATCTGGGATAGCATGGTGTTTATGGATAATTGGATTTGTTTTATTCTTTATTGCACCACAATTTTGGCTTCTTGGTTTATTCATGGCTGCTTGTGGATTAGTTCTAAAAGTTGCTTCAAAGTTAGGTTTAATTGGAGCAATGATGAGAGAGGAATATAGAAGAGAATAA
- a CDS encoding DUF788 domain-containing protein encodes MNKLMISSYILLIVSILLILYALIFSPVDWIVYGIAIVFIPVFILSLGLITMAKANKDEEEERREEPFIGY; translated from the coding sequence ATGAATAAATTGATGATAAGTAGCTATATCTTGTTAATAGTGTCTATATTATTGATATTATACGCTTTAATATTTAGTCCAGTTGATTGGATTGTATATGGAATAGCTATTGTATTCATACCCGTATTTATACTTTCATTAGGTTTAATAACTATGGCAAAAGCTAATAAAGATGAAGAGGAGGAAAGAAGAGAAGAACCATTTATTGGATATTAA
- a CDS encoding NADH-quinone oxidoreductase subunit H has product MNLMANIIINVIIAFLVGSLLLGFHRKVMARIQLRPGPPIIQHFLHSLKFFFKESSFPKTASMPFYVAIASMYCAIWIVAVIVGPVTYGSLLLIFAIYAVYKIVEHNAGSSSGSPYGKMSCVRAVFSAAAEIPLFAVLAIVFLQTGTMNIGEIIAYQSANGPLIFSIPLAALMFFILLLSKSPYSPFSITKGKDIISGFETEHFGVLRGYMMLSESISWYILLWVFLTVFFGPLSILWYLIGMVVITAITALINATTPILNPNHSVMSQITIAIVGIGGSILLMFIV; this is encoded by the coding sequence ATGAATTTAATGGCTAATATCATTATAAATGTTATAATAGCTTTTTTAGTTGGAAGTTTGCTATTAGGATTCCATAGAAAAGTTATGGCTAGAATACAGCTTAGACCTGGTCCTCCAATAATACAACATTTTCTCCATTCTTTGAAATTTTTCTTTAAAGAATCAAGCTTTCCTAAAACTGCATCTATGCCTTTTTATGTAGCTATAGCTAGTATGTACTGCGCTATATGGATTGTAGCAGTTATCGTTGGTCCAGTGACTTATGGTTCATTGTTATTAATCTTTGCAATTTATGCAGTTTATAAGATAGTTGAACATAATGCAGGATCTTCTTCAGGTTCTCCTTATGGTAAAATGAGTTGTGTAAGAGCAGTTTTTTCAGCTGCAGCTGAAATCCCATTATTTGCAGTTTTAGCTATTGTATTTCTTCAAACTGGAACTATGAATATTGGTGAGATTATTGCTTATCAATCAGCTAATGGTCCTTTAATATTTTCAATACCTTTAGCAGCATTAATGTTCTTCATACTTTTACTTTCTAAATCACCTTACTCTCCATTTTCAATTACTAAAGGAAAAGATATTATTTCTGGATTTGAAACTGAGCATTTTGGTGTTTTGAGAGGATATATGATGCTTTCAGAGTCAATTTCATGGTATATATTATTATGGGTGTTTTTAACAGTTTTCTTTGGACCTCTTTCAATACTTTGGTATTTGATAGGTATGGTAGTTATCACAGCTATAACAGCACTTATAAATGCTACTACTCCAATTCTTAATCCGAATCATTCTGTTATGAGTCAAATTACTATAGCTATTGTTGGAATAGGTGGATCAATTTTACTAATGTTTATAGTTTAA
- a CDS encoding energy-converting hydrogenase subunit EhaL family protein: MSELLSYLIYLLVFIIGSVLGLLISYKKHGEPFVFNNIDIISLIIAIIGWILLFNYGLFSSLFGFIYPEIIISIALFLIALVIGMRPGYGRKETIIAIIISAIIWVIVYLMI; the protein is encoded by the coding sequence ATGAGTGAATTATTATCCTATTTAATATATTTATTAGTGTTTATCATAGGGTCTGTTTTAGGTCTTTTAATCAGCTATAAAAAACATGGAGAACCATTTGTATTTAATAATATTGATATAATTTCTTTAATTATAGCTATTATTGGATGGATACTTCTATTCAACTATGGATTGTTCTCATCTTTATTTGGATTTATTTATCCTGAAATCATAATTTCAATCGCATTATTCCTAATTGCTTTAGTAATAGGGATGAGGCCAGGTTATGGGAGAAAAGAAACAATAATTGCAATAATTATTTCAGCTATTATTTGGGTTATTGTTTATTTAATGATTTAA
- a CDS encoding DUF1959 domain-containing protein, producing MDEDKQLLEKMKLRILRSFRWKEDVITPLASELEITNEEFEKILMNHLDMSGLEALHATLESARPKCIAEKLHADLRLCWLCDVMEIITVEESNRIKTNLVNDIINGKKYSDALEIGKKQVLDLLLIE from the coding sequence GTGGACGAAGATAAGCAGCTTTTGGAAAAGATGAAGTTGAGAATCCTTCGAAGTTTCAGATGGAAGGAAGATGTTATTACTCCATTAGCTAGTGAATTAGAAATTACAAATGAAGAATTTGAAAAGATTCTTATGAATCATTTAGATATGTCTGGTTTGGAAGCTCTTCATGCTACACTTGAATCAGCTAGACCGAAATGTATAGCTGAAAAACTTCATGCTGATTTACGACTTTGTTGGTTATGTGATGTAATGGAAATAATCACAGTTGAAGAATCTAATAGAATCAAAACGAATTTAGTAAATGATATTATAAATGGAAAAAAATATTCTGATGCTTTAGAAATTGGTAAAAAGCAAGTTTTAGATTTGCTTTTGATTGAATAA
- a CDS encoding NADH-quinone oxidoreductase subunit B family protein: protein MLNTLKDVVRKSSIHVCLVNCGGCNGCDVEIVALLSPRYDLEQYGIYVHSNPREADVILITGAVTEQWIKKIRRIYTKAPEPKVVACVGNCPLSGDVFNQEGGSVHAPVSDFIPVDAEIPGCPPRPSEILGAILAVAPGAIAAKGRQTNGKENAKEETGGEK, encoded by the coding sequence ATGTTAAATACTCTTAAAGACGTTGTGAGAAAAAGTTCTATCCATGTTTGTTTAGTAAATTGTGGAGGATGTAATGGTTGTGATGTTGAGATTGTTGCTCTTCTTTCTCCTAGATATGATCTTGAACAATATGGTATTTATGTACACAGTAATCCTCGTGAAGCTGATGTTATATTAATTACTGGAGCTGTTACTGAACAATGGATTAAAAAAATAAGAAGGATATATACAAAAGCTCCTGAACCTAAGGTAGTTGCTTGTGTAGGTAATTGCCCATTATCTGGAGATGTTTTTAACCAAGAAGGTGGAAGTGTTCATGCTCCAGTTTCTGATTTTATCCCAGTTGATGCAGAAATTCCTGGTTGTCCTCCAAGACCAAGTGAAATATTAGGAGCTATTCTTGCTGTGGCTCCAGGGGCTATTGCAGCTAAAGGAAGACAAACAAATGGTAAAGAAAATGCTAAAGAAGAAACTGGAGGAGAAAAATAA
- a CDS encoding nickel-dependent hydrogenase large subunit has translation MILPIGPVHPGLKEPLRLKLHTQGERVLKAEIDYGYVHRGIERIMEGKTWQKCIYLAERVCGICSYEHTQTFAEVIEKISDERAPMRAQFLRIITNELDRIQSHFLANSTYFKSMEHETLFMYMLSLREHAMDAIELLTGNRVNMGWNVVGGVRMDAKKVHLDQILEKIKLIENDLDRYVEIFDQGPLVGLRSKDVGKMTKDEALKGRAVGPIGRASGLKHDLREQHHTYRENFEFKPIWRKEGDNYARTMNRFNEIPQSIDLIRQAIDNLPEGDIRTKVDIGSGYAEWRNEAPRGEVAYMAETNGNLIKHISIRTPSIMNIDSCAKYMLKDVATVSDAVATYASADPCIACAERVAIVDIDKKEVLTKDIFNLK, from the coding sequence ATGATATTGCCTATTGGACCAGTTCATCCTGGGTTAAAAGAGCCTCTTCGACTTAAGTTACATACACAAGGTGAAAGAGTATTAAAAGCTGAAATTGATTATGGTTATGTTCATAGAGGAATTGAACGAATCATGGAAGGTAAAACCTGGCAAAAATGTATATATCTTGCTGAAAGAGTCTGTGGGATTTGTTCTTATGAACATACTCAAACATTTGCTGAGGTAATTGAGAAAATTTCTGATGAAAGAGCTCCAATGAGAGCTCAGTTTTTAAGAATTATTACTAATGAACTTGATAGAATTCAAAGTCATTTTTTAGCTAATTCTACTTACTTTAAATCAATGGAACATGAAACTTTATTCATGTATATGTTATCTTTAAGAGAACATGCAATGGATGCAATTGAACTTCTTACTGGAAATAGGGTCAATATGGGTTGGAATGTTGTTGGCGGTGTCCGTATGGATGCAAAAAAAGTTCACCTTGATCAAATTCTAGAAAAGATTAAACTTATTGAAAATGATTTAGATAGATATGTAGAGATTTTTGATCAAGGTCCATTAGTTGGCCTTCGTTCTAAAGATGTTGGAAAAATGACAAAAGATGAAGCTTTGAAAGGAAGGGCTGTTGGGCCTATTGGTAGAGCTTCTGGATTAAAACATGATTTAAGAGAGCAACATCATACTTATAGGGAGAATTTTGAATTTAAACCTATTTGGAGAAAAGAAGGAGATAATTATGCTCGAACTATGAATAGATTTAATGAAATTCCTCAATCTATTGATTTAATTAGACAAGCTATTGATAATTTACCTGAAGGAGATATTAGAACTAAAGTAGATATTGGTTCTGGATATGCTGAATGGAGAAATGAAGCTCCTAGGGGAGAAGTAGCTTATATGGCTGAGACTAATGGCAATCTGATTAAACATATTTCTATTAGAACTCCTAGTATTATGAATATTGATTCTTGTGCTAAATATATGCTTAAAGATGTTGCTACTGTATCTGATGCTGTAGCTACTTATGCAAGTGCAGATCCATGTATTGCTTGTGCTGAAAGAGTTGCTATTGTTGATATTGATAAAAAAGAGGTTTTGACTAAAGATATTTTTAATTTAAAGTAA
- a CDS encoding 4Fe-4S binding protein — translation MSSVIWYLYEFARKTFVEGFTNAKSKHDIVETPDRFRDFPEVIKEYCIACGACTQSCPSPNAIKLVREADNDDGEGITYPVINKGACIRCGFCAEVCPTDPKTLLCGENHLIREEFNIIPSKRQYTIDDFLCIKCKKCMKSCPVEGAIIEKDNKIAVDQAKCISCGNCLESCPVKGAMKGVFIDNLEDQKAIIRLVVNTLEKFIESKEDELQELPPEKILKLQFPLSEIWDKALEILPDEEVALEIIENATDRLKIRIITWDESKCKKCHLCIDECPTGAITYNSEKNEVKRDSKKCLRCSNCYQTCPFCVVRYFIAKFLLDEVNGEKVILITLNESQLANR, via the coding sequence ATGTCTTCTGTAATTTGGTATTTGTATGAATTCGCAAGAAAAACCTTTGTAGAGGGGTTTACTAATGCAAAATCTAAACATGATATTGTAGAAACTCCTGATAGATTCAGGGATTTTCCAGAAGTTATTAAAGAATATTGCATTGCTTGTGGTGCCTGTACTCAGTCTTGTCCTTCTCCTAACGCTATAAAACTTGTTAGGGAAGCTGATAATGATGATGGGGAAGGTATTACTTATCCTGTGATTAATAAGGGAGCTTGTATTAGATGTGGTTTTTGTGCAGAAGTATGTCCAACTGATCCAAAAACTCTTCTTTGTGGTGAAAATCACCTGATTAGAGAAGAATTTAATATTATTCCTTCTAAAAGACAATACACAATTGATGACTTTTTATGTATCAAATGTAAAAAGTGTATGAAGTCTTGTCCTGTCGAAGGAGCGATAATTGAGAAAGATAATAAAATCGCAGTTGATCAAGCTAAATGTATTTCATGTGGTAATTGCTTAGAATCTTGTCCTGTCAAAGGAGCTATGAAAGGAGTATTTATAGATAATCTTGAAGATCAAAAAGCTATAATAAGATTGGTTGTAAACACTCTTGAAAAATTCATTGAAAGTAAAGAAGATGAATTACAAGAATTACCTCCTGAAAAGATACTTAAGTTACAATTTCCTTTATCTGAAATTTGGGATAAAGCTTTAGAAATCTTACCTGATGAAGAAGTAGCTTTAGAAATAATCGAAAATGCTACTGATAGATTAAAAATTAGAATAATTACTTGGGATGAATCTAAATGTAAGAAATGTCACCTTTGTATTGATGAATGTCCTACTGGTGCAATTACCTATAATTCTGAGAAAAATGAAGTCAAAAGAGATTCTAAAAAATGTTTGAGATGTAGTAATTGTTATCAAACATGTCCTTTCTGTGTTGTAAGATATTTTATAGCTAAATTTTTACTTGATGAAGTTAATGGAGAAAAAGTTATCTTAATAACATTAAATGAATCTCAATTAGCTAATAGATGA